The proteins below are encoded in one region of Syntrophotalea carbinolica DSM 2380:
- the glnA gene encoding type I glutamate--ammonia ligase — MTPKEVMEFVKENNIQMVDYKFLDFVGIWQHVSVPICEFSEETFEEGLGFDGSSIRGWQPIHNSDMAIIPDPKTAKLDPFIKVPTLSLICNIIDPITREGYSRDPRFIAQKAEAYLKSTGIGDTAFFGPEPEFFIFDDVRYASSCNESFYSVDSTEGIWNTGREEFPNLGYKPRHKEGYFPCAPTDSLVDLRNEMVQVCQEVGIHIEASHHEVATGGQCEIDFKFDTMLEQGDTLQWFKYVIKNVAVRNGKTVTFMPKPLFGDNGTGMHCHVSIWKDGENTFAGDGYAGMSKTALYFIGGIIKHAKALCAFTNPSTNSYKRLVPGFEAPVNLAYSGRNRSAALRIPQAASPKAKRVEYRTPDPSANGYLCFSAILMAGLDGIENKIDPGEPLDKDIYGLPPEELADIPSVAGSLEEALSALKEDHAFLLKGDVFTEDVIQKWIEYKTENEVDPVRMRPVPEEFALYYDC; from the coding sequence ATGACGCCTAAAGAGGTAATGGAGTTCGTCAAGGAAAACAACATCCAGATGGTGGATTATAAATTCCTCGACTTTGTCGGTATTTGGCAGCATGTTTCGGTACCCATTTGTGAATTCAGCGAAGAGACTTTCGAAGAAGGTCTCGGTTTCGATGGCTCGTCCATTCGTGGCTGGCAGCCTATCCATAACAGCGATATGGCTATTATCCCCGATCCCAAAACTGCCAAGCTGGATCCTTTCATCAAGGTTCCGACCTTGAGCCTGATTTGCAACATTATCGATCCTATTACCAGAGAAGGTTACTCTCGCGACCCTCGCTTCATTGCCCAGAAAGCTGAAGCGTACCTCAAGTCGACTGGTATCGGCGATACTGCTTTCTTCGGTCCCGAGCCCGAATTCTTCATCTTTGACGATGTTCGTTATGCCTCCAGCTGCAACGAGTCTTTCTACAGCGTCGACTCTACTGAAGGTATCTGGAACACCGGCCGCGAAGAATTCCCCAACCTCGGCTACAAACCCCGTCACAAAGAAGGCTACTTCCCTTGCGCTCCCACCGACTCCCTGGTGGATCTGCGTAACGAGATGGTTCAGGTTTGCCAGGAAGTCGGCATTCACATCGAAGCTTCTCACCACGAGGTTGCTACCGGTGGTCAGTGCGAAATCGACTTCAAATTCGATACCATGCTGGAGCAAGGCGATACCCTGCAGTGGTTCAAATACGTCATCAAAAACGTTGCCGTCCGCAACGGCAAAACCGTTACCTTCATGCCGAAGCCTCTCTTCGGCGACAACGGTACCGGTATGCACTGCCACGTTTCCATCTGGAAAGACGGCGAAAACACCTTTGCTGGCGACGGCTATGCCGGCATGTCCAAAACTGCCCTGTACTTCATCGGCGGTATCATCAAGCATGCCAAAGCCCTGTGTGCCTTCACCAACCCCAGCACCAACTCCTACAAGCGTCTGGTGCCCGGCTTTGAAGCTCCGGTAAACCTGGCCTACTCGGGTCGTAACCGCTCTGCCGCTCTGCGTATTCCTCAGGCAGCCAGCCCCAAAGCGAAGCGTGTCGAGTACCGTACTCCCGATCCCTCGGCTAACGGTTACCTGTGCTTCTCCGCCATCCTGATGGCCGGCCTTGACGGTATCGAAAACAAAATCGATCCGGGCGAGCCTTTGGATAAAGACATTTACGGTCTTCCCCCCGAAGAGCTGGCCGACATCCCCAGCGTTGCCGGCAGCCTCGAAGAAGCTCTCAGTGCTCTCAAGGAAGATCATGCCTTCCTGCTCAAGGGCGATGTCTTCACTGAAGACGTTATCCAGAAATGGATCGAGTACAAGACCGAAAATGAAGTGGATCCCGTTCGCATGCGTCCGGTTCCCGAGGAATTCGCTCTGTACTACGACTGCTAA